A region of Pyxidicoccus parkwaysis DNA encodes the following proteins:
- a CDS encoding serine/threonine protein kinase, with protein sequence MSPRLHPVVPPGTDIGGYLVEEKLGAGGFGAVYRARRGGRLSALKLIPLWGLAEWAEREVAILLRLKHSNLVRIRGHGQWPDEAPQYFFIVMDYVEGRRLDAWAKEENPSAREVVLKVRGVARGLGAAHRAKVVHRDLKESNVIERASDGEAVVVDFGAGGYESAPSITGGVLPPGTPEYRAPEAWRFQQEHGDERGRSYQPGPSDDLYSLGVVLYWLLTGRQPFLPDEAAGVEAVLNRAPKPPHVLNPRVPEALSAVCMRLLAKVPEERHPDADALCAELEALLAQADESWDVKLCDAYGPDTATTLAEVPHAGEDELVQWLKKRKARPRRGPRPPQGEGAHDPDSNAVAIQAELPPPAHARPVPSPAPHPARARHFNALRMAIGMGLLVGMSVGVLVLARNLTPSPAPAARHGLERHPNVAMDSPPASSAFALASWAPGQEVAAPWLPPEADAAAAALDGASTLAAVALSATLSEEKASVKMKKNTGVSPDPQRPRVGAVGKALGLGVAGCMAMACPGPAPQVRPTPPPEDCPTGAVEAMEELGLFTREKPLTTFHLSAIDASNIKVREGTTTVRMGEQWGRMPPGTLFSGQLLVGPERVYGRLTEARTLKNERIPVCVQFVDPKDGRIGLLKMEPTSDSGTAIVYSSLDLKAVRRFE encoded by the coding sequence TTGAGCCCGCGCCTGCATCCCGTCGTCCCTCCGGGCACGGACATCGGCGGGTACCTCGTGGAGGAGAAGCTGGGAGCCGGGGGCTTCGGCGCCGTGTACCGCGCCCGGCGCGGAGGGCGGCTCTCCGCGCTCAAGCTCATCCCGCTCTGGGGGTTGGCCGAGTGGGCCGAGCGTGAGGTGGCCATCCTCCTGCGGCTCAAGCACTCCAATCTGGTGCGCATCCGTGGGCACGGACAGTGGCCGGATGAGGCGCCCCAATACTTCTTCATCGTCATGGACTACGTGGAGGGGCGCCGATTGGACGCGTGGGCCAAGGAGGAGAACCCCTCGGCCCGCGAGGTCGTGCTCAAGGTGCGCGGCGTGGCGCGCGGGCTGGGCGCCGCGCACCGGGCGAAGGTGGTGCATCGAGACCTGAAGGAGAGCAACGTCATCGAGCGCGCCTCGGACGGCGAAGCAGTGGTGGTGGACTTCGGCGCGGGCGGGTACGAGAGCGCCCCCAGCATCACCGGCGGAGTGCTGCCACCGGGCACGCCGGAGTACCGCGCGCCCGAGGCCTGGCGCTTCCAGCAGGAGCACGGAGACGAGCGTGGCCGCTCCTACCAGCCCGGCCCCTCGGATGACTTGTACTCGCTGGGTGTCGTTCTCTATTGGCTGCTGACAGGCAGGCAGCCCTTCCTCCCGGACGAGGCCGCAGGGGTGGAGGCCGTGCTCAACCGTGCGCCCAAGCCGCCCCATGTGCTCAACCCGCGCGTCCCCGAGGCCCTGAGTGCCGTGTGCATGCGCCTGCTGGCCAAGGTGCCCGAGGAGCGCCACCCGGACGCCGACGCGCTGTGCGCGGAGCTGGAGGCCCTGCTGGCCCAGGCGGACGAGTCCTGGGACGTGAAGCTCTGCGACGCCTATGGCCCGGACACCGCCACCACGCTCGCGGAGGTGCCGCACGCGGGCGAAGACGAGCTGGTGCAGTGGCTGAAGAAGCGCAAAGCCCGGCCCCGTCGGGGGCCGCGTCCGCCACAAGGCGAGGGCGCGCACGATCCGGACTCGAACGCGGTGGCCATCCAGGCCGAGCTGCCTCCCCCAGCTCATGCACGCCCCGTCCCCTCGCCTGCGCCGCACCCGGCACGAGCCCGTCACTTCAATGCTCTGCGCATGGCGATCGGGATGGGTCTGCTGGTGGGCATGAGCGTGGGCGTGCTGGTGCTCGCGCGCAACCTGACGCCCTCCCCTGCTCCTGCCGCACGTCACGGACTGGAGCGTCATCCCAATGTGGCCATGGACTCACCACCCGCATCTTCCGCGTTCGCGCTCGCGTCCTGGGCTCCCGGCCAGGAAGTGGCGGCCCCCTGGCTGCCACCGGAAGCTGACGCAGCCGCAGCCGCGCTCGATGGTGCATCCACCCTTGCGGCCGTCGCCCTTTCCGCGACGCTCTCCGAGGAGAAGGCTTCCGTGAAGATGAAGAAGAACACCGGCGTGTCCCCCGATCCGCAGCGCCCCCGGGTCGGAGCCGTTGGCAAGGCGCTCGGCCTGGGCGTCGCGGGCTGCATGGCGATGGCCTGCCCTGGTCCTGCTCCCCAGGTGCGCCCGACGCCCCCGCCCGAGGACTGCCCTACAGGGGCCGTTGAGGCCATGGAAGAACTCGGCCTTTTCACCCGAGAGAAGCCTTTGACCACCTTCCACCTGAGCGCCATTGACGCCAGCAACATCAAGGTCCGCGAGGGCACAACCACGGTTCGCATGGGGGAGCAGTGGGGACGCATGCCGCCGGGGACTCTGTTCTCCGGGCAGCTCCTCGTCGGCCCGGAGCGGGTCTACGGACGGCTCACCGAGGCGCGTACTCTTAAGAATGAGCGCATCCCTGTCTGCGTGCAGTTCGTCGACCCCAAGGACGGCCGCATCGGGCTCCTGAAGATGGAGCCCACGAGTGATTCCGGCACGGCCATCGTCTACTCCAGCCTGGATTTGAAGGCCGTGCGCCGCTTCGAGTGA
- a CDS encoding phytoene desaturase family protein, which translates to MTRGSSVSSTWYDAVVVGAGFGGLATALELTRRGARVALCETLNYPGGCASTFRREGHAFEAGATLFSGFEPHQLFGRWIREHGMPVTVDWLDPVVELRTPDLRLPVHRDKARFIESLCALPGAPVDGIRRLFALQAQVAEALWPLFDDPTLLPPLNVRALLRHSGRALQYAPLLRWMGRPLGSVLEKLGLMGFAPLRTYLDALCQITVQCSAAEAEAPFALAAMDYYWRGTGHVRGGIGKLAEAMAHAVEARGGTVLLANRVKSITQVPGGWSVASRKGELRARNVVANLLPRGVLRLLGMTVDQLPGLGAMSERIAEGWGAAMLYLVVKAPEHESGSAHHLELVRDTRAPFIEGNHLFMSISGAADEGRAPEGHRTVTVSTHVPLKTLAHLPAAEQGAYLSGIQTRMHQGLEQLAPEWMAGLTHTMTASPRTYQRFTQREGGAVGGVPRRAGLDNYRNLGPVQVMDGLWLVGDSVFPGQSTLATAVGGVRTAARIT; encoded by the coding sequence ATGACCCGTGGCAGCTCAGTGTCGAGCACCTGGTACGACGCAGTGGTAGTAGGCGCGGGCTTCGGCGGGCTCGCCACGGCGCTGGAGTTGACGCGGCGGGGCGCGCGCGTGGCGCTGTGCGAGACGCTGAACTACCCCGGCGGCTGCGCCAGCACCTTCCGCCGCGAGGGCCATGCCTTCGAGGCCGGTGCCACGCTATTCTCTGGCTTCGAGCCACACCAGCTCTTCGGCCGCTGGATTCGCGAGCACGGCATGCCCGTGACCGTAGATTGGCTGGACCCGGTGGTGGAGTTGCGCACGCCGGACCTGCGGCTGCCGGTACACCGGGACAAGGCACGGTTCATCGAGTCGCTGTGTGCCCTGCCCGGTGCGCCCGTCGATGGCATCCGCCGGCTGTTCGCGTTGCAGGCCCAGGTGGCCGAAGCGTTGTGGCCGCTGTTCGATGACCCGACGCTGCTGCCGCCGTTGAATGTGCGGGCCCTGCTACGCCACTCGGGACGAGCTCTTCAGTACGCGCCGCTGCTGCGGTGGATGGGACGTCCACTGGGCTCAGTGCTAGAGAAGCTCGGGCTCATGGGCTTCGCGCCGCTGCGCACGTATCTGGATGCTCTCTGTCAAATCACCGTGCAGTGCAGCGCGGCCGAAGCCGAGGCGCCCTTCGCGCTCGCGGCGATGGACTACTACTGGCGCGGCACGGGCCATGTGCGCGGCGGCATCGGCAAGCTGGCGGAGGCGATGGCGCATGCGGTGGAGGCGCGCGGCGGCACCGTGCTGCTGGCCAACCGGGTGAAGTCCATCACCCAGGTGCCGGGTGGCTGGAGCGTGGCGTCGCGCAAGGGCGAACTGCGAGCGCGGAACGTCGTGGCCAACCTGCTGCCGCGAGGCGTGCTCCGGTTGCTCGGAATGACAGTGGACCAGTTGCCCGGACTCGGCGCGATGTCCGAGCGCATCGCCGAAGGCTGGGGCGCGGCGATGCTCTACCTCGTGGTGAAGGCTCCGGAACACGAGAGCGGCAGCGCGCACCACCTGGAGCTGGTTCGGGACACTCGCGCGCCCTTCATCGAAGGCAATCACCTGTTCATGTCCATCAGCGGCGCGGCGGACGAAGGCAGAGCGCCTGAAGGCCACCGCACGGTGACGGTGTCCACCCACGTTCCGCTGAAAACGCTGGCGCACCTGCCAGCAGCGGAACAGGGCGCATACCTCTCTGGCATCCAGACGCGCATGCACCAGGGACTGGAGCAGCTCGCCCCCGAGTGGATGGCCGGGCTCACGCACACGATGACGGCGTCACCGCGCACGTATCAACGCTTCACGCAGCGGGAAGGTGGCGCGGTCGGCGGAGTCCCCCGGCGCGCGGGACTGGACAACTACCGGAACCTGGGCCCCGTGCAGGTCATGGATGGACTGTGGCTCGTCGGGGACTCGGTGTTCCCCGGTCAGAGCACATTGGCCACGGCGGTGGGCGGAGTCCGCACGGCCGCCCGCATCACCTGA
- a CDS encoding DUF2019 domain-containing protein, whose protein sequence is MKLEELVEQFAQNVVAQNEAIFRGDAKIGNKHARKYGAAVDKLLAHGNAGRDALAVLLKHERMDVRVMAAAHLLRYRTAEAKAVLEEAANGEGLVPFGAQQALKRWEEGTWTLDPD, encoded by the coding sequence ATGAAACTGGAGGAGCTTGTCGAGCAGTTCGCCCAGAACGTCGTCGCACAGAACGAGGCCATCTTCCGGGGCGACGCCAAGATCGGGAACAAGCATGCCAGGAAGTACGGTGCCGCCGTCGATAAGCTCCTGGCCCATGGCAATGCCGGGCGTGATGCTCTCGCCGTGTTGCTCAAGCATGAGCGAATGGACGTGCGTGTGATGGCTGCCGCACATCTGCTCCGTTATCGGACGGCCGAGGCGAAAGCAGTTCTGGAAGAAGCAGCCAATGGGGAAGGGCTGGTCCCGTTCGGAGCCCAGCAGGCATTGAAGCGCTGGGAAGAAGGCACCTGGACGCTCGATCCGGATTAG
- a CDS encoding LytR/AlgR family response regulator transcription factor gives MSTPDTTRVRVLVVDDEVLARTSLRILLAEDADVELVGECGTGREAVALVQELSPDLLLLDVQMPGMDGFEVLQRLAPERMPAVIFTTAYDAHALRAFEVHALDYLLKPFSDERFARALAHAKEHIQRGRVHELTRRLMGMLQGSAPPPAPPPAAPAPPSLEPVGGPLERIAFKDGGRVVFIGVDEVDWIEADDYYVQLHQGSRSHLLRESLRELELRLPQRRFARIHRSTIVNVSRVKELRPLAHGEAEVILHDGTTLRLSRSRREHLLSLLGMS, from the coding sequence GTGAGCACGCCGGACACGACCCGCGTGCGCGTCCTCGTGGTGGACGACGAGGTGTTGGCCCGCACCTCGCTGCGCATCCTCCTGGCGGAGGACGCGGACGTGGAGCTGGTGGGGGAGTGCGGCACCGGCCGCGAGGCCGTGGCCCTGGTGCAGGAGCTGTCTCCGGACCTGCTGCTGCTGGACGTGCAGATGCCCGGCATGGACGGCTTCGAGGTGCTCCAGCGGCTGGCTCCGGAGCGGATGCCCGCCGTCATCTTCACCACCGCCTACGACGCCCACGCGCTGCGCGCCTTCGAGGTGCACGCGCTCGACTACCTCCTCAAGCCGTTCTCCGACGAGCGCTTCGCCCGCGCGCTGGCCCATGCGAAGGAGCACATCCAGCGGGGCCGCGTGCACGAGCTGACCCGGCGCCTCATGGGCATGCTGCAGGGCTCGGCCCCTCCGCCCGCGCCGCCTCCCGCCGCGCCCGCGCCGCCATCGCTGGAGCCAGTCGGCGGCCCGCTGGAGCGCATTGCCTTCAAGGACGGCGGGCGCGTGGTGTTCATCGGCGTGGACGAGGTCGACTGGATTGAGGCGGATGACTACTACGTGCAGCTCCACCAGGGCAGCCGCTCGCACCTGTTGCGTGAGTCGCTGCGCGAGCTGGAGCTCCGCCTGCCGCAGCGGCGCTTCGCGCGCATCCACCGCTCCACCATCGTCAATGTCAGCCGCGTGAAGGAATTGCGCCCGCTGGCCCACGGCGAGGCCGAGGTCATCCTCCACGATGGGACGACGCTGCGCCTCAGCCGCAGCCGCCGCGAGCATCTGCTTTCACTGCTCGGCATGTCCTGA
- a CDS encoding DUF2381 family protein — protein MVLLASGAATAQPHPMASGLGVRHIELPTESTEATPTPEVQISPRMSTTFEFDSAIDPAKVVLEGEKRFSLVDLGQSTLRLVPSEQLLPGERLRLTVRFQDGSVPLGAAFVLVAHPARTERVVEVWRQPRTAESYQQEAKEARAETQQCHDENARLRAEQQGPGGIAGLLANGVIEGEKGVDAKLLYVNTEVRQHPGNALRTHRAWSYRAPTRVAVAVDLENPDAEHPWTEEGASLVSRAGAPLKILRVWQKAPISHYPFGRVVVEAEATPDAALGPFTLKLWGPGGLRTITLSGVTFP, from the coding sequence GTGGTCTTGCTCGCGTCTGGAGCCGCGACCGCCCAACCCCATCCCATGGCCTCGGGTCTCGGGGTGCGTCACATCGAGCTCCCGACCGAGAGCACCGAGGCGACGCCGACGCCCGAGGTCCAGATAAGCCCGCGCATGTCCACCACGTTCGAGTTCGACTCAGCCATCGACCCGGCGAAGGTCGTGCTCGAAGGTGAGAAGCGCTTCTCGCTCGTGGACCTCGGGCAAAGCACGCTCCGGCTGGTGCCCTCGGAGCAGCTCCTGCCCGGCGAGCGCCTGCGGCTGACGGTACGCTTCCAGGACGGTTCGGTTCCCCTCGGTGCAGCCTTCGTGCTCGTCGCCCACCCCGCGCGCACCGAGCGCGTCGTCGAGGTATGGCGCCAGCCGCGCACGGCGGAGTCCTACCAGCAGGAGGCGAAGGAGGCCCGGGCGGAGACCCAGCAGTGCCACGACGAGAACGCACGGCTGCGGGCGGAGCAGCAGGGACCGGGCGGCATCGCGGGCCTCCTGGCCAACGGCGTCATTGAAGGTGAGAAGGGCGTTGATGCGAAGCTCCTCTACGTCAACACGGAGGTCCGTCAGCATCCCGGCAATGCCCTCCGGACACACCGGGCTTGGAGCTATCGCGCCCCTACCCGCGTGGCCGTGGCGGTGGATCTTGAGAACCCGGACGCCGAGCACCCCTGGACGGAGGAAGGCGCATCGCTGGTGAGCAGGGCGGGCGCACCCCTGAAAATTCTGAGGGTCTGGCAGAAGGCCCCCATCTCTCACTATCCGTTCGGCCGCGTCGTGGTGGAAGCGGAAGCGACGCCGGACGCAGCGTTGGGGCCGTTCACGCTCAAGCTGTGGGGACCGGGCGGGCTGCGCACGATCACGCTCTCCGGCGTCACGTTCCCGTAG
- a CDS encoding DUF2019 domain-containing protein, producing the protein MTLEELVEQFARNVAAQTDAIHRGDSRTGNKHARQYTAALQALRAQGDTGRNALAVLLKHPRTDVRAMAAGFLLRYRTAEAKSVLEAAAKEGGIGALDAIMTLRHWENGTWTLDLE; encoded by the coding sequence ATGACGTTGGAAGAACTGGTCGAGCAGTTCGCTCGGAATGTCGCGGCCCAGACTGATGCCATTCATCGAGGAGACTCCAGGACGGGGAACAAGCACGCCAGGCAGTACACCGCCGCGCTTCAGGCGCTACGCGCGCAGGGGGACACCGGGCGAAACGCCCTCGCCGTCCTGCTAAAGCATCCGCGTACGGATGTTCGCGCCATGGCGGCTGGGTTCTTGCTCCGCTACCGGACGGCGGAAGCCAAGTCCGTGTTGGAGGCTGCGGCGAAGGAAGGCGGCATCGGCGCCCTCGACGCAATCATGACCTTGAGACACTGGGAGAACGGAACCTGGACGCTCGACCTGGAGTAA
- the eutB gene encoding ethanolamine ammonia-lyase subunit EutB, which produces MSVSLRDVLTGEDVFGYIHRVRGSFDSRLYQQILGAANAFKEGDAALGIAAADEVSRANARALLARTKLGAIHAHPPFEDRLHAFMLEGLDGEMLPRLADWSLGQLKHFLLTAPEAEVHAILAGLGSDVIACVVKLMSDAELTSVGARIFHPLPGSKLGAKGYLGARIQPNSPTDHPDDIRWQVFNGWSFAVGDVVLGTNPVSSVPASVAAVESALHDILVTFGLTEVMPHCVLSHIDVQAQVEAEQPGTTGIWFQSLGGNEAANRTFDVTIEKMVRHAAGRTGKFGLYFETGQGADATNGHHHGCDMLIHESRKYGFARALKARVALAQLGAGRTPEPWVHVNDVAGFIGPEVFRTREQLVRCCLEDIVMGKLHGLMIGLDVCSTLHMDVSLDDLGWCQEQVALAGPGYLMALPTRNDPMLSYLTTAFQDHVRLREKFGLKVDDRMWAFFQELGVIDAQGKPTEHFGDPAWVYLQYRRRKGDTRSDAEVLAEAKREMAAVRERSVPLAVGRGARTYDLEPSLETELRALYEDAKAGLWSELSESAVAQLSDGVLLRTCSEDRRDYILHPPSGERLDTESELAVRMLRLRQAGQWDAQIVISDGLDARSLMDEGHLKPFLTELRRELVAAGWHVAPEHVVVKYGRVRAGYQVGELLFGDAEESAPRALVHVIGERPGSGHHAFSAYLSAPSARAWGVQGRVDHDITRLIAGISDTSVRPEAAAREAVRILAELAASARTEPPTVGGSVEARGA; this is translated from the coding sequence ATGAGCGTGAGCCTTCGTGACGTCCTCACCGGCGAGGATGTCTTCGGCTACATCCACCGGGTTCGGGGTTCCTTCGATTCGCGCCTCTACCAGCAGATTCTGGGCGCGGCCAACGCGTTCAAGGAGGGCGACGCGGCCCTCGGCATCGCCGCCGCGGACGAGGTGTCGCGCGCCAATGCCCGCGCGCTGCTGGCTCGCACGAAGCTGGGCGCCATCCACGCGCATCCACCTTTCGAGGACCGGCTCCATGCCTTCATGCTGGAGGGGCTGGACGGGGAAATGCTGCCCCGGCTGGCCGACTGGTCGCTGGGGCAGTTGAAGCACTTCCTGCTCACCGCGCCCGAGGCGGAGGTGCACGCCATCCTCGCCGGGCTGGGCAGTGACGTCATCGCCTGCGTGGTGAAGCTGATGAGCGACGCGGAGCTCACGTCGGTGGGCGCGCGCATCTTCCACCCGTTGCCCGGCAGCAAGCTGGGGGCGAAGGGGTACCTGGGGGCGCGCATCCAGCCGAACTCGCCCACGGACCATCCGGACGACATCCGCTGGCAGGTGTTCAACGGCTGGTCCTTCGCGGTGGGGGACGTGGTGCTGGGCACCAACCCCGTGTCCTCCGTGCCAGCGTCGGTGGCGGCGGTGGAGTCCGCGCTGCATGACATCCTCGTCACCTTCGGGCTGACGGAGGTGATGCCCCACTGCGTGCTCTCGCACATCGACGTGCAGGCGCAGGTGGAGGCCGAGCAGCCGGGCACCACCGGCATCTGGTTCCAGAGCCTCGGGGGCAACGAGGCGGCCAACCGCACGTTCGACGTGACGATTGAGAAGATGGTCCGGCACGCGGCGGGCCGCACCGGGAAGTTCGGGCTCTACTTCGAGACGGGGCAGGGCGCGGATGCGACGAACGGGCACCACCATGGCTGCGACATGCTCATCCACGAGTCGCGCAAGTACGGCTTCGCGCGAGCGCTGAAGGCGCGCGTGGCGCTGGCGCAGCTCGGAGCGGGGCGGACGCCGGAGCCGTGGGTGCACGTGAATGACGTGGCGGGCTTCATCGGGCCGGAGGTGTTCCGCACGCGCGAGCAGCTCGTGCGCTGCTGCCTGGAAGACATCGTCATGGGCAAGCTGCACGGGCTGATGATTGGCCTGGACGTGTGCTCGACGCTGCACATGGACGTGTCGCTGGACGATTTGGGCTGGTGCCAGGAGCAGGTGGCCCTCGCGGGCCCGGGCTACCTGATGGCGCTGCCCACGCGGAACGACCCGATGCTCAGCTACCTGACGACGGCGTTCCAGGACCACGTGCGGCTGCGCGAGAAGTTCGGCCTCAAGGTGGATGACCGGATGTGGGCCTTCTTCCAGGAGCTGGGCGTCATCGACGCGCAGGGCAAGCCCACGGAGCACTTCGGAGACCCGGCGTGGGTGTACCTCCAGTACCGGCGGCGGAAGGGGGACACGCGCTCGGACGCGGAGGTGCTCGCGGAGGCGAAGCGGGAGATGGCGGCGGTGCGCGAGCGCAGTGTCCCGCTGGCGGTGGGGCGTGGGGCGCGGACGTATGATTTGGAGCCCTCTCTGGAGACGGAGCTGCGAGCGCTCTACGAGGATGCGAAGGCGGGCCTCTGGTCGGAGCTGTCCGAGTCGGCGGTGGCGCAGCTCTCGGACGGGGTGCTGCTGCGGACGTGCTCGGAGGACCGGCGCGACTACATCCTGCATCCGCCGTCGGGTGAGCGGCTGGACACGGAGTCGGAGCTCGCGGTGCGGATGCTGCGGCTGCGGCAGGCGGGGCAGTGGGATGCGCAGATTGTCATCTCGGATGGACTGGATGCGCGCTCGCTGATGGACGAGGGACACCTGAAGCCCTTCCTCACGGAGCTGCGGCGCGAGCTGGTGGCGGCGGGCTGGCACGTGGCACCGGAACACGTGGTGGTGAAGTACGGCCGGGTGCGCGCGGGCTACCAGGTGGGGGAGTTGCTGTTCGGCGACGCGGAGGAGTCAGCGCCGCGAGCGCTGGTGCATGTGATTGGGGAGCGGCCGGGCTCCGGGCACCATGCCTTCTCCGCGTACCTGAGTGCTCCATCCGCGCGAGCGTGGGGCGTGCAGGGAAGGGTGGACCACGACATCACGCGGCTGATTGCCGGCATCTCGGATACGAGCGTGCGGCCGGAGGCGGCGGCGCGTGAGGCAGTGCGAATCCTCGCGGAGCTTGCGGCTTCCGCGCGGACGGAGCCGCCCACGGTGGGAGGCTCCGTCGAGGCACGAGGGGCCTGA
- a CDS encoding DUF2019 domain-containing protein: MTLEELVEQFARNVAAQTDAIHRGDSRTGNKHAKQYTAALQALRAQGDTGRDALAVLLKHPRTDVRAMAAAFLLRYRTEEAKSVLEAATNEGGVAAIGALMTLRRWKDGTWALDPE; this comes from the coding sequence ATGACGTTGGAGGAACTGGTCGAGCAGTTCGCTCGGAATGTCGCGGCCCAGACTGATGCCATTCATCGAGGAGATTCCAGGACGGGGAACAAGCACGCCAAGCAGTACACCGCCGCGCTTCAGGCGCTACGCGCGCAGGGGGACACCGGGCGAGACGCCCTCGCCGTACTGCTGAAGCATCCGCGTACGGACGTTCGCGCCATGGCGGCTGCATTTCTGCTCCGCTACCGGACGGAAGAAGCCAAGTCGGTACTGGAAGCAGCAACGAACGAGGGAGGGGTTGCCGCCATCGGAGCGCTCATGACACTACGACGCTGGAAGGACGGCACCTGGGCGCTCGATCCGGAGTAG
- a CDS encoding sensor histidine kinase yields MESAPLARMAAPPQPSRWAWWRVVFTLWTLVGTFTVVEGCVSRLLRGRPLAPWRDLIIPQTNVWLWALLTPSIFWLARRLPLERGAWKRNAALHVLLGLGYAAVSSGFDSLLAFVLGVTDDFTFFQAYSFAAFINVQGYFVTMFIAQGLRYHEQLHERRLRASELESQLWQTRLQALEMQLRPHFFFNSLHSVASLIRAGSSKEAVRMIGGIGDLMRAVLRRDGAQEVPLRQELELVEQYLAIERIRFQDRLEVRLDVEAEALDARVPHFILQPLVENAIRHGIEASEGRGRVELSISRAGDSLRLRVRDTGTGPTAKQLAEGGRGVGLSNTRARLQHLYGSNYRFELGHAEGGGALVSVDLPFRPVVTEATEEDAARPREALLP; encoded by the coding sequence ATGGAATCCGCTCCGCTTGCCCGGATGGCCGCTCCACCCCAGCCCTCGCGCTGGGCATGGTGGCGCGTGGTCTTCACCCTGTGGACGCTGGTGGGGACCTTCACCGTGGTGGAGGGGTGCGTCTCCCGCCTGCTCCGGGGCAGGCCGCTGGCGCCGTGGCGGGACCTCATCATTCCCCAGACGAACGTGTGGCTCTGGGCGCTGCTGACGCCGTCCATCTTCTGGCTCGCCCGCCGCCTGCCCCTGGAGCGCGGGGCCTGGAAGCGCAACGCGGCGCTGCACGTGCTGCTCGGCCTGGGCTACGCGGCGGTCAGCAGCGGCTTCGACTCCCTGCTGGCCTTCGTGCTGGGCGTCACGGACGACTTCACCTTCTTCCAGGCGTACTCGTTCGCCGCGTTCATCAACGTCCAGGGCTACTTCGTCACCATGTTCATCGCCCAGGGGCTGCGCTACCACGAGCAGCTCCACGAGCGGCGGCTGCGCGCCTCCGAGCTGGAGTCGCAGCTGTGGCAGACGCGGCTCCAGGCACTGGAGATGCAGCTGCGGCCGCACTTCTTCTTCAACTCGCTGCACAGCGTGGCGTCCCTCATCCGGGCCGGCTCCTCCAAGGAGGCCGTGCGGATGATTGGCGGCATCGGAGACCTGATGCGCGCGGTGCTCCGCCGCGATGGCGCCCAGGAGGTGCCGCTGCGGCAGGAGCTGGAGTTGGTGGAGCAGTACCTGGCCATCGAGCGCATCCGGTTCCAGGACCGCCTGGAGGTGCGCCTGGACGTGGAGGCCGAGGCCCTGGACGCGCGCGTGCCGCACTTCATCCTCCAGCCCCTGGTGGAGAACGCCATCCGCCACGGCATCGAGGCGAGCGAGGGGAGGGGACGGGTGGAGCTGTCCATCTCCCGCGCCGGTGATTCACTGCGGCTGCGGGTGCGCGACACCGGCACGGGCCCCACCGCGAAGCAGCTCGCCGAGGGCGGGCGCGGCGTCGGCCTGTCCAACACGCGCGCCCGGCTGCAACACCTGTACGGAAGCAACTACCGCTTCGAGTTGGGCCACGCCGAGGGCGGCGGCGCCCTGGTGAGCGTGGACCTGCCCTTCCGCCCCGTCGTCACCGAGGCCACGGAAGAAGACGCGGCGCGTCCGCGGGAGGCGCTGCTGCCGTGA